One Streptosporangiales bacterium DNA segment encodes these proteins:
- a CDS encoding amidohydrolase family protein: MTTDVHAHCVPLGFLDALRGEGDRYGVEVLDAEAGTTVRIAGRVDAGPLRADFADVDARLAAMDRAGVQTQFLSSWIDLSAYALLAHEGARYARLFNELLAQTVAAHPTRFRALCTVPLQSPADAGRELRYAVDRLDAVGVEIATTVDGRELDDRSLDPFWATAAELGCLVVVHPYNALAGREVSRYFLNNLVGNPAETTIAVAHLIFGGVLERHPDLRVCVVHGGGFLPYQSGRLDRGYTAAAGRTAGNLTCPPSAWLRRLYFDTVMHAPALLAALVDFVGAEHVVMGSDYPFEMGDPDPVATVDAIPGLSAGDRNLIMQGNVDRLLAHLPGAAGQHAASP, from the coding sequence ATGACGACGGATGTGCACGCGCACTGCGTGCCACTCGGGTTCCTCGACGCACTGCGCGGCGAGGGCGACCGCTACGGCGTCGAGGTGCTCGACGCCGAGGCGGGCACCACGGTGCGCATCGCCGGACGCGTGGACGCGGGACCACTGCGCGCCGACTTCGCCGACGTCGACGCCAGGCTCGCCGCCATGGATCGAGCTGGCGTGCAGACCCAGTTCCTTTCGAGCTGGATCGACCTCAGTGCGTATGCCCTGCTGGCGCATGAAGGCGCGCGCTACGCGCGGCTGTTCAACGAGCTGCTCGCCCAGACCGTGGCTGCGCACCCGACCCGCTTCCGTGCGCTCTGCACGGTGCCGTTGCAGTCGCCGGCGGACGCGGGCAGGGAGCTCCGGTATGCCGTGGACAGGCTCGACGCGGTGGGCGTAGAGATCGCGACGACGGTCGACGGCCGGGAGCTCGACGACCGGTCGCTGGACCCGTTCTGGGCGACCGCGGCGGAGCTCGGTTGCCTCGTCGTCGTACATCCGTACAACGCGCTTGCCGGGCGTGAGGTGTCGCGCTACTTCCTCAACAACCTCGTCGGCAACCCGGCAGAGACCACGATCGCCGTTGCGCACCTGATCTTCGGTGGCGTGCTCGAGCGCCATCCCGACCTGCGGGTCTGTGTGGTGCACGGCGGGGGTTTCCTGCCGTACCAGAGCGGTCGGCTCGACCGCGGGTATACGGCTGCTGCGGGACGTACGGCCGGCAACCTGACGTGTCCCCCGAGTGCGTGGCTGCGGCGGCTGTACTTCGACACGGTCATGCACGCGCCGGCGCTGCTGGCCGCCCTGGTCGACTTCGTCGGTGCGGAGCACGTCGTGATGGGCAGCGACTACCCGTTCGAGATGGGCGACCCCGACCCGGTCGCGACCGTGGACGCGATACCCGGGCTGTCTGCCGGTGACCGCAACCTGATCATGCAGGGCAACGTCGACCGCCTCCTCGCCCACCTACCGGGCGCCGCCGGCCAGCATGCTGCGTCGCCGTAG